Proteins encoded in a region of the Gemmatimonadaceae bacterium genome:
- the pruA gene encoding L-glutamate gamma-semialdehyde dehydrogenase, producing the protein MNIPAAPVNALRRVPPPVNEPVKSYAPGSPEKAELKRRLAAMSADCADIPVVVGGKEIRTGDLVDVRSPHNHQQVIGRFHRAKPEHVHAAIAAAAEAQKEWASWRWEDRAAVMLRAAELLATTWRSTLNAATMLGQSKTVYQSEIDAACEMTDFLRYNVHFAQELYAEQPVSSPGMWNQTDYRHLEGFVYAVTPFNFTAIGGNLSSSPALMGNTVLWKPASSAMLSAWYMYQLFVEAGLPPGVINFLPGEASAISAVALSDPGLAGVHFTGSTGVFNSMWETIGKNMNRYRSYPRIVGETGGKDFIVAHPSADAKAVAVGIVRGAFEYQGQKCSAASRAYIPKSLWKDVLTYAQEMIADIKMGDVADFRNFMGAVIDKKAFTSISEYLTDANKNAKVLAGGKAHGEKGWFIEPTLVQTDNPSYRLLCEEIFGPVMTVYVYDDAKWAETLQIVDQTSPYALTGAVFARERRAILEAHTALRNAAGNFYVNDKPTGAVVGQQPFGGARGSGTNDKAGSKMNLMRWVSARTIKETFVPPTDYKYPFMAEE; encoded by the coding sequence ATGAACATTCCCGCCGCCCCGGTCAACGCCCTCCGCCGCGTCCCGCCCCCGGTCAACGAACCGGTCAAGTCATACGCTCCCGGCTCTCCCGAAAAGGCTGAGCTGAAGCGCCGCCTCGCCGCCATGTCGGCTGACTGCGCCGACATCCCGGTGGTCGTCGGCGGCAAGGAGATCCGCACCGGGGATCTCGTGGACGTGCGCTCACCGCATAACCACCAGCAGGTCATCGGGCGCTTTCACCGGGCCAAGCCCGAGCATGTGCACGCGGCCATCGCCGCGGCCGCCGAGGCGCAGAAGGAATGGGCGTCGTGGCGCTGGGAAGACCGCGCCGCCGTGATGCTGCGCGCGGCCGAACTGCTGGCCACCACCTGGCGCAGCACGCTCAACGCCGCCACCATGCTGGGCCAGTCGAAGACCGTCTACCAGTCGGAAATCGACGCCGCCTGCGAAATGACGGATTTCCTTCGTTACAACGTCCATTTCGCGCAGGAACTCTACGCCGAGCAGCCCGTCTCGTCGCCGGGGATGTGGAACCAGACCGACTACCGCCACCTCGAGGGCTTCGTCTACGCCGTGACGCCGTTCAACTTCACGGCCATCGGCGGCAACCTCTCGTCGTCGCCGGCGCTGATGGGCAACACGGTGCTCTGGAAGCCCGCCAGTTCGGCCATGCTCTCGGCCTGGTACATGTACCAGCTGTTCGTCGAGGCCGGGCTGCCGCCGGGCGTCATCAACTTCCTGCCGGGCGAGGCCTCGGCCATCTCGGCCGTGGCGCTTTCGGATCCAGGCCTCGCCGGCGTGCACTTCACCGGCTCCACCGGCGTCTTCAACTCGATGTGGGAGACGATCGGCAAGAACATGAACCGTTACCGCTCGTATCCGCGCATCGTGGGCGAGACCGGCGGCAAGGACTTCATCGTCGCACATCCAAGCGCCGACGCCAAGGCGGTGGCGGTGGGGATCGTCCGCGGCGCGTTCGAGTATCAGGGCCAGAAGTGCTCGGCCGCCAGCCGGGCGTACATCCCGAAGTCGCTCTGGAAGGACGTCCTGACGTACGCGCAGGAGATGATCGCCGACATCAAGATGGGCGACGTCGCCGACTTCCGGAATTTCATGGGAGCCGTCATCGACAAGAAGGCGTTCACGAGCATCAGCGAGTACCTGACGGACGCGAACAAGAATGCCAAGGTGCTGGCCGGCGGCAAGGCGCACGGCGAGAAGGGGTGGTTCATCGAGCCGACGCTGGTGCAGACCGACAATCCGTCGTACCGCCTGCTCTGCGAGGAGATCTTTGGCCCGGTAATGACGGTCTACGTGTATGACGACGCCAAGTGGGCGGAGACGCTCCAGATCGTCGACCAGACCTCGCCCTACGCCCTCACCGGCGCGGTCTTCGCGCGCGAACGCCGCGCGATTCTCGAGGCGCACACCGCGCTGCGCAACGCCGCGGGCAATTTCTACGTGAACGACAAGCCGACGGGCGCCGTGGTGGGTCAGCAGCCGTTTGGCGGCGCCCGCGGGAGCGGCACCAACGACAAGGCCGGCTCGAAGATGAACCTGATGCGCTGGGTCAGCGCCCGCACCATCAAGGAAACCTTCGTCCCGCCGACGGACTACAAGTATCCATTCATGGCCGAGGAGTAG
- a CDS encoding GGDEF domain-containing protein, with product MTDPTHATGDAAARAEVLLWQGTYRMGIAAALAGGALLLRSLEIVSAESYGALAWGTEIAALGFAFATAIYIAITGVIQWRARTRRQASRALVRTQLATDALAVHVCALLLTPPAQYDRTLIISMFLVQFSQLSFGWRTTLFMLGSVGISYGSIVAVSNAAGMISSPIEELWTFALFGAGSLAYAWMLGHQGVRMKRLTHLFDKARDGDFSEPYADGRDKFPDYITQIGRAYNELRGHLETIILTDPLSGCFNRRGFKQLSDREVSRGIRAKWRVAVLALDVDHFKRINDDFGHLTGDEAIKEIGALIRDTARAGDVVARLGGEEFSILAPDTDEAGAMHLAGRINEAFRTRYFQSVRGQITITISIGVASDAAAAVDVVRILTERADEALYVAKRNGRDQAVLWQTGMRVFDSATGRSSGELGMPDRRLSREIERLP from the coding sequence GTGACCGACCCCACCCACGCCACTGGAGACGCGGCTGCCCGCGCCGAGGTCCTGCTTTGGCAGGGGACCTACCGCATGGGCATCGCGGCGGCGCTGGCCGGTGGCGCGCTGCTACTGCGCTCGCTGGAAATTGTTTCTGCCGAGTCGTATGGGGCGCTCGCGTGGGGAACGGAGATTGCCGCGCTGGGGTTCGCATTTGCGACGGCGATCTATATCGCCATCACGGGTGTCATCCAGTGGCGCGCGCGGACGCGTCGGCAGGCGTCGCGGGCGCTCGTCCGCACCCAGTTGGCGACCGACGCCCTGGCGGTTCACGTGTGCGCCCTGCTCCTGACGCCGCCCGCGCAGTACGATCGCACCCTGATCATCTCGATGTTCCTCGTGCAGTTCAGCCAGCTCTCCTTCGGCTGGCGCACGACCCTGTTCATGCTCGGCAGCGTCGGCATCAGCTACGGGAGCATCGTCGCCGTGTCGAATGCGGCGGGGATGATTTCATCGCCGATCGAGGAGTTGTGGACGTTTGCGCTCTTCGGCGCCGGTTCGCTGGCGTACGCGTGGATGCTTGGGCATCAGGGCGTCCGCATGAAACGCCTCACGCACCTGTTCGACAAGGCACGGGACGGCGACTTCAGCGAACCATACGCGGACGGGCGCGACAAATTCCCCGACTACATCACGCAGATCGGGCGCGCGTACAATGAACTGCGCGGCCATCTCGAAACGATCATCCTCACCGATCCGCTGAGCGGCTGCTTCAACCGGCGCGGCTTCAAGCAGCTGAGCGACCGCGAAGTCTCGCGCGGCATTCGCGCCAAGTGGCGCGTGGCGGTGCTGGCGCTCGACGTCGACCACTTCAAGCGGATCAATGACGACTTCGGCCACCTGACGGGGGACGAGGCCATCAAGGAGATCGGTGCGCTCATTCGCGATACGGCACGCGCCGGCGACGTGGTGGCACGACTCGGCGGCGAGGAATTCAGCATCCTGGCGCCGGACACGGATGAAGCCGGCGCGATGCACCTGGCGGGGCGCATCAACGAAGCCTTCCGCACCCGCTACTTCCAGAGTGTTCGCGGGCAGATCACGATCACCATCAGCATCGGCGTCGCCTCGGACGCCGCCGCGGCGGTCGACGTGGTGCGCATCCTTACGGAACGGGCCGACGAGGCCCTCTACGTGGCCAAGCGCAACGGCCGCGATCAGGCCGTGCTCTGGCAGACCGGGATGCGCGTCTTTGATTCGGCGACCGGTCGGAGTTCGGGAGAGCTCGGAATGCCGGATCGGAGGCTGTCACGGGAGATCGAAAGGCTGCCGTAA
- a CDS encoding PhzF family phenazine biosynthesis protein: MSTIRFITTDVFTGVRFGGNQLAVIPDARGIPEELLLPIAREFNYSETTFVYPPEQAGHTRRVRIFTPGGEVPFAGHPTIGTAIVLAATGEIPVSDGEARIIFEENVGPVPVVIRGVHAGGGWAQLSAAKMPEIGPPVPSRGVLAKMLGLSTDDIMATSERPQAVSCGLPFLIVPLTSVKAVSRSRVNVERWEETLANAWAPMIFVYAADPEGGERHYRARMFAPGISVPEDPATGSAAVTLAGYLAARSRVRGGTLAWTIDQGVEMGRPSRLEIEADKADGTITALRVGGEAVLVSEGQMRI, from the coding sequence TTGTCCACGATCCGCTTCATCACGACTGACGTCTTCACGGGCGTTCGCTTCGGCGGCAATCAGCTGGCCGTCATCCCGGACGCCCGGGGGATTCCGGAGGAGCTGCTCCTCCCCATCGCCCGCGAGTTCAACTACTCCGAGACGACCTTCGTGTATCCCCCCGAGCAGGCGGGCCATACCCGGCGCGTGCGCATCTTCACGCCCGGGGGTGAGGTGCCGTTTGCCGGCCACCCGACGATCGGCACCGCAATCGTGCTGGCGGCGACGGGGGAGATCCCGGTCAGCGACGGGGAGGCGCGCATCATCTTCGAGGAGAACGTCGGTCCGGTGCCGGTGGTGATCCGCGGGGTGCATGCCGGCGGCGGGTGGGCGCAGTTGTCGGCGGCGAAGATGCCCGAGATCGGGCCGCCGGTCCCCTCGCGCGGCGTCCTTGCGAAGATGCTCGGCCTGTCCACGGACGACATCATGGCCACCTCGGAGCGGCCGCAGGCGGTCTCGTGCGGCCTACCGTTCCTGATCGTCCCGCTCACGAGCGTCAAGGCAGTGAGCCGCTCGCGCGTGAACGTGGAGCGCTGGGAAGAGACGCTCGCCAACGCCTGGGCGCCGATGATCTTTGTGTACGCGGCGGATCCGGAGGGGGGCGAGCGGCACTACCGCGCCCGCATGTTCGCGCCGGGGATCAGCGTCCCCGAGGATCCGGCCACCGGCTCCGCGGCGGTCACCCTCGCCGGCTACCTCGCGGCGCGGTCACGCGTGCGCGGCGGCACGCTGGCGTGGACCATCGACCAGGGCGTCGAGATGGGTCGCCCCAGCCGTCTCGAAATCGAAGCCGACAAAGCCGACGGCACCATCACCGCACTGCGCGTGGGCGGGGAGGCGGTGTTGGTGTCTGAGGGGCAGATGAGGATCTGA